Proteins encoded within one genomic window of Pieris brassicae chromosome 12, ilPieBrab1.1, whole genome shotgun sequence:
- the LOC123717232 gene encoding histone H3 — protein sequence MARTKQTARKSTGGKAPRKQLATKAARKSAPATGGVKKPHRYRPGTVALREIRRYQKSTELLIRKLPFQRLVREIAQDFKTDLRFQSSAVMALQEASEAYLVGLFEDTNLCAIHAKRVTIMPKDIQLARRIRGERA from the coding sequence ATGGCACGTACAAAGCAGACAGCCCGTAAGTCCACCGGCGGTAAGGCGCCGCGAAAGCAGCTCGCCACCAAGGCGGCCCGCAAGAGCGCTCCCGCCACCGGCGGCGTGAAGAAGCCTCACCGTTACAGGCCCGGCACCGTCGCGCTGAGAGAGATCCGTCGCTACCAGAAGAGTACCGAGCTGTTGATCCGCAAGTTGCCGTTCCAACGTCTGGTGAGGGAGATTGCGCAGGACTTCAAGACCGACCTCAGGTTCCAGAGCTCCGCCGTGATGGCGCTTCAGGAGGCGAGCGAGGCGTATCTGGTGGGTCTCTTCGAGGACACCAACCTGTGCGCCATTCACGCCAAGCGAGTGACGATCATGCCCAAGGACATCCAACTGGCGAGACGCATTCGCGGCGAGCGTGCTTAA